One stretch of Rhipicephalus sanguineus isolate Rsan-2018 chromosome 10, BIME_Rsan_1.4, whole genome shotgun sequence DNA includes these proteins:
- the LOC119406389 gene encoding uncharacterized protein LOC119406389, whose translation MERLLRRRKCLRSQLDGIVQEAEGLLREQELSSSQVSVSIDRINAIYAQITKIDESLIDETPDELIETEMIDASNYGDKIVTLTAKLRFAILNNQASQASRPTTSQALTTTSQASVSFRSRLPQLELQKFDGNRQKWHRFWMQFSTAVHNNDDLSAAEKFNYLSTLVTGTAAAAISGLQATGECYEDAIDILKKRFGDERIIVQEHLRSLLDLRPVFSSSSTTELRDLYDEVQVHVRSLKALGTSPNTYCSMLREILLRVLPSDLVLKYHELQKPTTTAVSTMQAQRDPQDRTTEIEKELQDLLEFLEHQLHCRETLAACPSSRPEIPQPTGDMPRRARKIPQTY comes from the exons ATGGAACGGCTACTCCGACGACGCAAGTGCTTGCGCTCGCAACTGGATGGCATCGTCCAAGAAGCGGAAGGCCTCCTACGAGAACAAGAGCTGTCATCGTCACAGGTCAGCGTTTCAATTGACCGAATCAACGCGATCTACGCACAGATAACAAAGATAGATGAAAGCCTAATAGACGAGACGCCTGACGAGCTGATCGAGACAGAGATGATAGACGCGAGCAATTATGGGGACAAGATTGTGACATTGACGGCAAAGCTTCGCTTTGCGATTCTGAACAACCAGGCGTCTCAAGCCTCGCGCCCGACGACGAGCCAAGCTTTGACGACGACGAGCCAAGCTTCCGTCAGTTTCAGGTCGAGACTGCCGCAActagagctccagaaatttgacGGCAACAGACAAAAATGGCATCGATTTTGGATGCAGTTCTCGACGGCAGtgcacaacaacgacgacctcAGCGCTGCCGAGAAATTCAACTATTTGAGCACGCTTGTCACTGGAACTGCCGCTGCAGCCATTTCCGGACTCCAGGCAACGGGGGAGTGCTATGAAGACGCGATAGATATCCTCAAGAAACGCTTCGGGGACGAGAGGATTATCGTTCAGGAACATCTTCGAAGCCTCTTAGATCTCAGGCCAGTCTTCTCGTCTTCTAGCACCACCGAACTTCGAGACCTCTACGACGAAGTACAAGTACATGTGAGGAGTCTCAAAGCGCTTGGAACAAGCCCCAATACATACTGCTCCATGCTACGGGAGATTCTCTTGCGAGTCCTACCATCCGACTTGGTGCTCAAGTATCATGAACTTCAGAAGCCGACGACAACTGCGGTATCAACGATGCAAGCGCAAAGGGACCCACAGGACAGGACGAcagaaatcgagaaagagctgCAAGATCTTCTGGAGTTCCTCGAACATCAGCTTCATTGCAGAGAGACTCTGGCGGCGTGTCCGTCTTCAAGACCTGAAATCCCTCAACCAACTGGAGACATGCCGCGACGA GCAAGGAAAATCCCGCAGACTTATTGA